In Georgenia soli, a genomic segment contains:
- a CDS encoding gluconate 2-dehydrogenase subunit 3 family protein, producing the protein MSRLPLAPDDGGGRFPGFDTLSQSRHWDAATERLVRSRLEPPGPLRFFTADQARTARALCDQLLGQRGEPRVPVEIMVDARLAAGQTDGWHYDDMPEDGAAWRRTLAHLDEDAGHLAGSAGQRFADLPPAHQEQVLATVLDLEGERWHGMVALHVWSLWTRYACTAFYSHPWAWDEIGFGGPAYPRGYKNLGLDAREPFEVADARPSDPTRRAAHSGEPAGSEGAPVSGGAT; encoded by the coding sequence GTGAGCCGGCTCCCGCTCGCCCCGGACGACGGCGGAGGGCGCTTCCCCGGCTTCGACACGCTCTCCCAGTCCCGGCACTGGGACGCGGCGACCGAACGCCTCGTCCGGTCGCGCCTGGAGCCGCCGGGGCCGCTGCGGTTCTTCACCGCCGACCAGGCCCGCACCGCACGCGCGCTCTGCGACCAGCTGCTCGGCCAGCGTGGTGAGCCCAGGGTCCCCGTCGAGATCATGGTCGACGCCCGGCTCGCCGCCGGCCAGACCGACGGCTGGCACTACGACGACATGCCGGAGGACGGTGCCGCCTGGCGCCGCACCCTCGCCCACCTCGATGAGGACGCCGGCCACCTGGCGGGCTCCGCCGGACAGCGCTTCGCCGACCTGCCCCCGGCGCACCAGGAGCAGGTGCTGGCGACGGTCCTCGATCTCGAGGGTGAGCGCTGGCACGGCATGGTGGCCCTGCACGTGTGGAGCCTGTGGACCCGGTACGCGTGCACCGCCTTCTACTCCCACCCGTGGGCGTGGGACGAGATCGGTTTCGGCGGTCCCGCGTACCCGCGCGGGTACAAGAACCTCGGCCTGGACGCCCGGGAGCCGTTCGAGGTGGCGGACGCCCGCCCGTCGGACCCGACGCGCCGCGCGGCCCACTCCGGGGAGCCGGCAGGGTCGGAGGGCGCCCCCGTCAGCGGGGGTGCGACATGA